From a region of the Streptomyces sp. NBC_01244 genome:
- a CDS encoding alpha/beta hydrolase-fold protein, giving the protein MSDMVVLDHESTCLRGNPLGDPHRRRIEVHLPPGYDGVRRFPVVYWLPGFGAHPSLAGKALAFGATVADRLRQAMTDGRVPPALLVVPDCTTAYGGSQYIDSAASGPYGDYLAEVVAEIDGRFLTRPQPEWRAIGGKSSGGYGALVAGMTCDLFGAVIACSPDAGFEHSYLPLLPGTLDTIRAAGGMDALLARRDNGPIDAPFMVAMSIIAMGMCYADDPLTTASDALPCDPVTGLFRDEVWQRWLTYDPVRMLPAYADRLAALGVLHLSVGRRDEYGMHWGARALHAALDTHRVPHLYLEHEGGHQGIEHVYTEALAELWKLWREPEGDACAA; this is encoded by the coding sequence ATGAGCGACATGGTCGTGCTCGATCACGAGAGCACCTGCCTGCGAGGCAACCCCCTCGGTGACCCCCACCGGCGCCGCATCGAGGTGCACCTGCCGCCCGGGTACGACGGCGTCCGGCGGTTCCCGGTCGTGTACTGGCTGCCCGGGTTCGGCGCCCACCCCAGCCTCGCCGGCAAGGCGCTCGCCTTCGGCGCGACCGTCGCCGACCGCCTGCGCCAGGCGATGACGGACGGCCGCGTGCCGCCCGCACTGCTCGTCGTGCCCGACTGCACGACCGCCTACGGCGGCTCGCAGTACATCGACTCCGCCGCCTCCGGCCCGTACGGCGACTACCTCGCCGAGGTCGTCGCCGAGATCGACGGGCGGTTCCTGACCCGGCCGCAGCCGGAGTGGCGCGCCATCGGCGGGAAGTCCAGCGGCGGCTACGGCGCGCTCGTCGCGGGCATGACCTGCGACCTGTTCGGGGCGGTCATCGCTTGCTCGCCCGACGCCGGGTTCGAGCACAGCTACCTGCCGCTGCTGCCCGGCACGCTCGACACCATCAGGGCGGCCGGCGGCATGGACGCGCTGCTGGCCCGCCGCGACAACGGCCCGATCGACGCCCCCTTCATGGTCGCGATGAGCATCATCGCGATGGGCATGTGCTACGCCGACGACCCCCTGACCACCGCCTCGGACGCGCTGCCCTGCGACCCCGTGACGGGCCTGTTCCGCGACGAGGTGTGGCAGCGCTGGCTCACCTACGACCCGGTACGGATGCTCCCCGCGTACGCCGACCGGCTCGCCGCACTCGGCGTGCTGCACCTCAGCGTGGGCCGGCGCGACGAGTACGGCATGCACTGGGGCGCCCGCGCGCTGCACGCGGCCCTCGACACACACCGGGTCCCCCACCTCTACCTGGAGCACGAGGGCGGCCACCAGGGCATCGAGCACGTCTACACCGAGGCTCTGGCGGAGCTCTGGAAGCTGTGGCGGGAACCGGAGGGCGACGCATGTGCGGCATAG
- a CDS encoding MBL fold metallo-hydrolase, whose product MRLTSLGHAAVLIETGTERILFDPWLTQRLDRFWEHHPPLSDDLVRTVLDEGVDYVVLSHHHYDHHHFPSLLRLTDGADVDFDDSPRQSSEVTCVYPAGPVPPVLTASGLGHQAISWTLRRFGFERLRPVTPGDTITTPGGTVLRTFPSAVSFPEMSVLVQTADAAVMLCGDALLHEDTVAAFRRDDAPRIDAVFVPAHSISPPGVLTERRPLTDSDAVHARAVANFDRYIDSIPATLTVPSSFGWRISGDGERDYSWCNKTMFPFTPAQALRRLDDLGRDGLLWGPGQVLEVAHGKAALVDGPVAPGAYDFDEVYAEITLDPATPVPPFDASLDRYGRQTRGGEEMLRDLLERLVATDYWYRALDDGAGRHVVSLYEDDGTETAFLLDPVADRVTRLGPGPARSHVTGAEGWTEMAASTLEAMLGSDLLIGSSYGLWASNGLLLSAVFHHPSFYTHHVERALQEANEA is encoded by the coding sequence ATGCGCCTGACCTCGCTCGGCCACGCCGCCGTCCTCATCGAGACGGGGACGGAGCGGATCCTCTTCGACCCGTGGCTCACCCAACGCCTGGACCGCTTCTGGGAGCACCACCCGCCGCTGTCGGACGACCTGGTCCGCACGGTGCTCGACGAGGGCGTCGACTACGTGGTCCTCAGCCACCACCACTACGACCACCACCACTTCCCCTCCCTGCTCCGCCTGACCGACGGCGCCGACGTGGACTTCGACGACAGCCCGCGCCAGAGCTCCGAGGTCACCTGCGTCTACCCCGCGGGCCCCGTGCCGCCGGTGCTGACCGCCTCGGGGCTCGGGCACCAGGCGATCTCCTGGACGCTGCGCCGCTTCGGCTTCGAGCGCCTGCGCCCGGTCACGCCGGGCGACACGATCACCACCCCGGGCGGGACGGTCCTGCGGACGTTCCCCTCGGCCGTGTCGTTCCCCGAGATGAGCGTGCTGGTGCAGACCGCCGACGCCGCCGTCATGCTGTGCGGCGACGCGCTCCTGCACGAGGACACCGTCGCGGCCTTCCGGCGCGACGACGCACCGCGCATCGACGCCGTGTTCGTCCCCGCGCACAGCATCTCGCCGCCCGGAGTGCTCACCGAGCGCCGCCCGCTGACCGACTCCGACGCGGTGCACGCCCGCGCCGTCGCGAACTTCGACCGGTACATCGACTCGATCCCCGCGACCCTGACCGTGCCCTCCTCGTTCGGCTGGCGCATCAGCGGCGACGGCGAGCGCGACTACTCCTGGTGCAACAAGACGATGTTCCCCTTCACCCCGGCCCAGGCCCTGCGCCGCCTGGACGACCTGGGCCGCGACGGCCTGCTGTGGGGCCCCGGCCAGGTGCTGGAGGTCGCGCACGGCAAGGCCGCCCTGGTCGACGGACCGGTCGCGCCCGGCGCGTACGACTTCGACGAGGTCTACGCCGAGATCACGCTCGACCCGGCCACGCCCGTGCCGCCGTTCGACGCCTCCCTCGACCGGTACGGCCGCCAGACCCGCGGCGGCGAGGAGATGCTCCGCGACCTGCTGGAGCGGCTCGTGGCGACCGACTACTGGTACCGGGCGCTGGACGACGGCGCCGGACGGCACGTCGTCTCGCTGTACGAGGACGACGGCACCGAGACCGCCTTCCTGCTCGACCCGGTCGCGGACCGGGTGACCCGGCTCGGCCCGGGCCCCGCCCGCAGCCACGTCACCGGCGCGGAGGGCTGGACCGAGATGGCGGCGAGCACCCTGGAGGCCATGCTCGGCTCCGACCTCCTGATCGGCAGCTCCTACGGCCTGTGGGCCAGCAACGGCCTGCTGCTCTCCGCGGTCTTCCACCACCCTTCCTTCTACACGCACCACGTGGAGCGCGCGCTCCAGGAGGCGAACGAAGCATGA